From Pongo pygmaeus isolate AG05252 chromosome 22, NHGRI_mPonPyg2-v2.0_pri, whole genome shotgun sequence, one genomic window encodes:
- the HSPA13 gene encoding heat shock 70 kDa protein 13: MAREMTILGSAVLTLLLAGYLAQQYLPLPTPKVIGIDLGTTYCSVGVFFPGTGKVKVIPDENGHISIPSMVSFTDNDVYVGYESVELADSNPQNTIYDAKRFIGKIFTPEELEAEIGRYPFKVLNKNGMVEFSVTSNETITVSPEYVGSRLLLKLKEMAEAYLGMPVANAVISVPAEFDLKQRNSTIEAANLAGLKILRVINEPTAAAMAYGLHKADVFHVLVIDLGGGTLDVSLLNKQGGMFLTRAMSGNNKLGGQDFNQRLLQYLYKQIYQTYGFVPSRKEEIHRLRQSVEMVKLNLTLHQSAQLSVLLTVEEQDRKEPHSSDTELPKDKLSSADDHRVNSGFGRGLSDKKSGESQVLFETEISRKLFDTLNEDLFQKILVPIQQVLKEGHLEKTEIDEVVLVGGSTRIPRIRQVIQEFFGKDPNTSVDPDLAVVTGVAIQAGIDGGSWPLQVSALEIPNKHLQKTNFN, translated from the exons ATGGCCAGAGAGATGACGATCTTAG gATCGGCTGTTTTGACTCTCCTGTTGGCCGGCTATTTGGCACAACAGTATTTACCATTGCCTACTCCTAAAGTGATTGGTATTGATCTTGGCACCACCTATTGTTCTGTTGGGGTGTTTTTTCCTGGCACAGGAAAAGTAAAGGTGATTCCAGATGAAAATGGGCATATCAGCATACCCAGCATGGTGTCTTTTACTGACAATGATGTATATGTGGGATATGAAAGCGTAGAGCTGGCAGATTCAAATCCTCAAAACACAATATATGATGCCAAAAGATTCATAGGCAAGATTTTTACCCCAGAAGAGCTGGAGGCTGAAATTGGCAGATACCCATTTAAG GttttaaacaaaaatggaatGGTTGAATTTTCTGTGACAAGTAATGAGACCATCACGGTGTCCCCAGAATATGTTGGCTCTCGACTATTGTTGAAGTTAAAGGAAATGGCAGAGGCATATCTTGGAATGCCAGTTGCCAATGCTGTCATTTCTGTACCAGCAGAATTTGATCTAAAACAGAGAAATTCAACAATTGAAGCTGCTAACCTTGCAG GACTGAAGATTTTGAGGGTAATAAATGAACCCACAGCGGCAGCTATGGCCTATGGCCTCCACAAGGCTGACGTCTTCCACGTCTTGGTGATAGACTTGGGCGGAGGAACTCTAGACGTGTCTTTACTGAATAAACAAGGAGGGATGTTTCTAACCCGAGCAATGTCTG gAAACAATAAACTTGGAGGGCAGGACTTCAATCAGAGATTGCTTCAGTACTTATATAAACAGATCTATCAAACGTATGGCTTTGTGCCCTCAAGGAAAGAGGAAATCCACAGATTGAGACAATCTGTGGAAATGGTCAAATTAAATCTGACTCTTCATCAATCTGCTCAGTTGTCAGTATTACTAACGGTGGAGGAACAGGACAGGAAGGAACCTCACAGTAGTGACACTGAACTGCCAAAAGACAAACTTTCCTCAGCAGATGACCATCGTGTGAACAGTGGGTTTGGACGTGGCCTTTCTGATAAGAAAAGTGGAGAAAGTCAGGTTTTATTTGAAACAGAAATATCACGGAAACTCTTTGATACCCTTAATGAAGACCTATTTCAGAAAATACTCGTACCCATTCAGCAAGTATTGAAAGAAGGCCACCTGGAAAAGACTGAGATTGATGAGGTGGTTTTAGTTGGGGGCTCCACTCGTATTCCTCGGATCCGTCAAGTCATTCAAGAGTTCTTTGGAAAAGATCCCAACACATCTGTAGACCCTGACCTAGCAGTGGTAACGGGAGTGGCTATCCAAGCAGGGATTGATGGAGGCTCTTGGCCTCTTCAAGTCAGTGCTTTAGAAATTCCCAATAAGCATTTACAAAAAACCAACTTCAACTGA